The genomic stretch gttttaagtttggtgttgtgatgacatatCATCATAAGTAATTCTTAGAGTcctttttcatttattttctaagatttttaattaaatttcttattatttctaataaaatttaataaataatcaaatatttagAGTTAGGATAgtgtttttatgtttttaaaaattttcggcccaaaaatagaaaaaatcaAGGTTATTTCACAAGAAAGGCACAAAGCGTAGCCcaaaaagcgtggcccaagaaGCGTGTCTCAAGAaaaatgaagacacatgcatagaAGGCACGCCAACACACAAAGAAGCACGCTTGGTAGAAGCTCCCTGCGGCTGACGGCCTTGACCCACGCCCGGCAGACTTGTTCATGCGCTCTGCGAATCTTCTCCAGTTTAATGCACGCCCTACGGCCTCCAAGTAACCTTTGAAGAACGCCCAACGCATGAAGCACACGCCTGGCGTATGGCCATTGCTGCAAGTGAAATTTTGGGCTTTTTGCTCAATCTTTCACTAATTCAAGCCCAgattaattataattacaaCTCTCGACGTCTAAGATTCAACAAATTAAGGCCCAAACTTAATTATCCACATTATTAAAAGCCTTAATCACATTTAGAAGAGTTGAAGATCTACAAGATCAGTTATTAATTCTCTCTAGAAGCATAAAAGATTTGGTTGTTAgagtttgaataaaattttcgttttgaatttgaaattgaaGTCAGTAGCATATCTTTCTCTCCAGAAAATAAGTAGTTATcttatctctctctctctctcaaggataagattagtttagttttgaatttgaattctagAATTTAGGCTATAAATAAGTGAGCATAGCTCACAGAGAAGATCATGAAGTCCTCGGActacttctcttcttcttgtttttcttacTTCTTCATGGGTAATTAACTCTCTGTCAAAGGGTTAGGAGCTATGTTTATGTTTTCTATGGATAATTAATCTGcgcttattttattttgaagtcTTGCATTGATCTATTTGATGATTGAGTTATTCGTCCTTCATTCGAATTAGTGAATGAATTAGTGGATCAAAAAGTAAGCTAATtcttcttggattcttttattataattagaaattttgatatttgaatcaAAGCTTAAAAACTCTTTCACATAACTATTTGAATTCGGCTAGGAATAGCAGTTTAATTAGTGTGTGACACATACATGATTTTTAATCACTCTAATTTTGAATAAGTAATGTATAATTCGGATCAGAACaacttttgaaaattatattttcttttaaggTTTAACTGGAcataattaatttgaatacgtgacatataattcgACCTAAGAACCACTTTTAAATcttatttgaaattaaaataatttttttgtgcttaatctcttaattaattaattgatgcCTAATTAATGCTTGAGAAATTGAGGAGGCAATGAATTAGAAATCAATTACTAAAGGTTTTGTCGTGAAAGATCTTTGCAAacttcaaaataaataaacaagatTGGTTTTCTTAAGAGTATAAGCATCTCCAAAGCTCTTAATTCTCATCATCACTGTCTTCTCTCAATTTATCATTCAAGCTCATTATCTGTGGCATCCAAGCATTTAGCATTCAAGATTCTCAAGACTCCTAGCAAGATACTCTCTTGCCCTGTTTGATCATCAATCAAGTTTTATTAATCTAATTAGGatttttaatctaaaatttaGTTGTTCAAACCTTTAATTCTCTTCTTATTTGAGAATACAATTGGAATACGTAATAAAGCTAGTATATTTATTAAACCTGCACAAATCTAACTTCCGTTGCTATAGCTAGCCATATATCTAGTATCCAGATTAGATACATGTCTCTTCCTTTTATAGCAGTCCTATTTATTCGGTACAGAGCATGTCGTAGTCAATTTTTCAATTTctattgaatttatttttttaaaaaaaacttctTTTTGTACGATCCGATATACTTGTCGATATCCGTAAACTTCAATTTTCGCTCGTCAAACTTCTTATCAAACATATTAGAATTCTAATTAATCTCCTATCATGttataaattaaactaaattaaattttgcTCGAACTATATAATTCTTTGACATACTCTAACATATAACACAACtaacattaaaataaatataatacaattCACTCTAGCTAACATTATAATCTTCTTTAAACTAACTATGTAATCATGATACAGTAAGTAAAATTactttaaaactaaaataaaataacattgtaTGAAATAAACTTTAACAGAAATAGAAAGACATAATTACTTGAAAATAAAGAGTACTAAACACAGAAGAATCAGATGTTGtagaaacaaaaaatttaactaaaatttaatataattttcaaagaagaagaagagaagaaaaaagagtaaAAAGATGAAAAAGTGAAAATTGAATAGTAACTACAGTTTATATAGGATCGCAAACCGTCCTCAAGTTCGCCAAAGAATAGGCAAATTTCCCATTAAATACTAAGTTCGCCGAGGAATAGACAAATTTATTGAAACTCATAAAATTTGCCGCGCTGAGCGGCAAACTTGCAAGTAGcccaaaataaaaacatatcCTCATATAtcatgtttattttatttgtttgggaaaataatatttttttattttttttcagaaaaaaatCCATCACAAATGTATGAGAACCTCCAGCAACTCTATTCTATTCCTgattaataataacaataattctTGATGGCCCTTGACCCCTCTTTGTACTTTTTTGTTCCCAAGTCACGGTTCTATTACGGCTTCTTAACATCCATAATTCTATTTCGGTATAAGGAATGAGACAGCCATTTAATTTCTCATGTGTCataataagatattttaaaaggATTTTAATTtacttcatttatttatttgtgaTGAAGAAAAACTTAAGAATTTCATCCACATATATCATTTTATTGTTAATCGTATGAAAAGAAACTCCACCAGAATTATTATTGTTACTAGTGTTCCAATTTGTTGGATGATTGTATTATTAAATCTAATTTAGAAAGCATGTAATgtatataattaattagaaaaaaaattacaaaacttGGTTAAGAAGTACTAAATTATGGTTGAAATACAAATATCTTTTGTTCAAATCTTTTCGatgaaatattttaattaaaactcaaACTTAAAAAAAAGCATCTTTAGtgtatttgaaaaattattaaattgtgacaaaaatactaaaaaaactagttatcaactaatttttaaatactataaatatgtattatttctaaaaaaaatgtGTATTCTTTAAAATGTACCAAAAGGAGGATGTATATATAGATTATTATAAAGCATAGTAATCAAATACAGGACTTCATGATAGAACTAGATAAGCTTCATCATTATTTGTCATACATGACAAGGAAGAACATTTTTAGTCCATGGAAATCAAaagtaattatattatattctcCGTGATATGCTCTCGAATTTTGAGAATATGCTCTTGCATTAGTGattattttatgaaaataaatgaaaaaaaaaatcaacaattattcTAACTTCCAAGTTCCAACCACCGACCCCCGCTTTTCCCTGGTTTGAAAATGTTTAATAGGGATAACAGATACCACAAGAAGACACAGTcacatttaaaatattaatcacGCAAGTTACTTGAAATTATTAAGAAGTCCCAGAGAAACTGCAAGGTTAAATGTATTATAAGCAAGAGATAGAGTAGTcaactttatatttttttcttcaatgATTAGTTGTTTAAGCCGGCTAAGAAAATTTAATTATTGGTCTCTTTTTGTATTCTCATTTCACACCTTAAAACAAACGTACCTAAGTTTTAACCAGTTTTAATCAATTTGAGTACAGACAAGATCTGTTGAAATTCCTGCTCAAATTGTAACATTCTGCACAATTACACAAATGATGCAGCTTTTTTTCTTCAGATATAttgaaaaaacaaaaggaaaaaagaaaacaagaaaatttatatgttttattattgtcaaaatttttatacttaTAGTATTCTTATCCTTATTGCAATAATTTGTTAAAATTCTAGCACACCCCCaaaaaagaaagataatagGTGGTATTAGCCGGCAGAATAATTTTTAACCAAAACCATGTTCAAATTTCTAAACAACAGATTGAAAGTACTAATTCATAACTACAATTAAACATCTTGTATTGAAAGCTTTTaagcctttttcttttctcttaattttatttctgttCCCATCTGCTTAATTTTTAGCCAATCAAAATACATCATTCATTCATTTCCCCTTTTCTGTtgtctcttttcttcttcttcttccatcgTCATGATCCAGCTGCCAGAGTAGAGAAGCAACTCTCAGACCTAGAAAGTTCTCTGCCACTTTTGTTGTTATTAGTAGTAGGACTAGTTGGCATGGATCTTACTCTTGTTGGAGAATTCTCAAGACTCTTCCTAAGAATCTGTCTCATAGCAGAGATCAAATGCACGGTTGGGTTAGTTGGAGGCCCTGAAGTGATGAACTTCTTGCAGAAATTCATGTGTTTAATCATGGCTTCTTCGGTGCTTAGGAGCCTCTCAGACCTCACAATCTCGTCCTTCACGGCTTCGCCACACAAACCGCAAACCCATTTTCCGTGGTAACGCTCCCTGATTCGTTCTATGTACCCGATTGTGCACTCTTCTCTTAGTCCGCAGCAGTCGCATATGGCGAATTCCACTTCGGATACTATGCTCGCTGCTGATTGAGTTTCTGCCGGTGCTGCTATCACCATCGGATCACTGATCATTGTCGCAGACATCGTTGCCAACCACCCTATGCATGcacatagaaaaaaaaaagaaacaattcATTCGGAACTTATTAACATCTTCCCTTTAAGAAAATTATTCATCTGAGTTCGACTATTTTACGTATACACTATATgttgaaatatatataaatatattgataactgattttaatggttgattttaatatacaaaCAGTATTTTTTATATCAGTTATGTATAGATTTTATGATTGAGATCAATTACTAAAACCACCGAAACACCATTATTCTTAGAATACTTGAAACGTTTTCTATAGTTTTCTCAAGATTAAACAAACACCGCGTACTAGTAATTCACGTGAACAGAAATATTTATTGGCAATTCAGTCATGAAAACAGTGTATATATTGTTTTAGTAAATAAACAAAGCCCAGAGATTGAAAATAGTTTCTGCTACAATGCAACATAAAGCAAGCGTACGAActaaaggaaaggcaaaagaaGAAGCTGAGAAGTAAAAGAAAAGATTCAAAATGAAAGTTGATGAAGAAGAATTACCGCAGAAGCAGATTAAAAAAAACAGAAGTTCAAATcctcttatttatattttctctGCTTCTGGTTGCTGGGTATTTTTCTCCTCTTATCTCTCTTTCTCCCactctccttcctcaattttttcttcctctgtTAACAAAATCCCAGACATGAAAACCATTTCAGAGATACTTAATTAAACTCCCCCAATCAAGAAACGCCGCCCCCCTCTCTTCCTTCCTTCAAGAGACAAACAAAAttctcttccttcctttcttttctgAATGAAGATAATAAGagattgctttttgtttcttcACGGGATCCTGCACTAAAGTATAATATATTTGAACAGTGGAATGGGGATGGAGAGAAGGGAAGTAGTGGTTtgtttgtagagagagaaatgTAGTAAGAGAAAGAGGAGCAATGATTGAGGCTGCAAAGAAGGAGGTGGAGTATATGATATTATTATAATCCACATTGGCAAAATGTTGTTTTCTTGAATATGTGGAGTTTGGCATTCCATGATTGGATTGCCAGCTAAGCATTATGATACCGTGAGCCTATTCTTAGCCAATATGTGCTGTTTTGATCCTTTGGATATATTATTTCACAAGGAATTGATGCCTGAACTACTTCATTTCACACACCTACCATATACCATAAAATGACAAAATTCAATAGTATAGAAAGGggataaaaaaaagttttcggTGGAgtgataattagatttttaaagattttaacatgtgattaattaatttttttaaatgtatcaattaaattttttaagataataaatAGTAAATATGTATATTCTTTTGTTAATAGATAGTATGAAACGAAACAGaattaattcatatattttgttatttatattgGTGTATGTCTAGTTGTtatagttgagtataaaaataatgtaattttagaccataaaatatttattattttttgagtttttatataatttttatcaaatattttctatttaacGAATCCTACTAAAACAGATGAAATTTTGCtccaaaaattattatttagatAACAATCTTTTGTAAATAGATACATCACAGTAGTTAATAGtacatataaatattattgttaaattttacgtgatgaattaattaaaaaaatataacgtATTCACCATTTGTTATTGTGGAAGACCAAATTAGTACTAAAGTTtaagagcaatgctagggggccagcaatttttgtgattgttagccatcaactagccatcaatgatgatttgatggtgtgagattagtgtgagatttcatccaatggctcatcttcttctgctggttacatgctggccaaaattcaataaaactgctggcccctagacttttccaaAGTTTAATTAGtaaaacttttttctttttaaaagtagtttataaaaactaatttttaaaagttagttTTTCAAAAGTTATACCATCTGTATTTgataaactaaattaaaaatggCTTTTAATAAGTACGAGTAACAACAAGTGCGTTTAgtaaatagtttttaaaatttaaaaacactATAATAGACAttaatgtaaaaattaaattaaaatagtaataatGTATAAGGTTATATTAGAcgttttaattttgataagtaCAAACCAACTTTAAAAAATTCTTCCTTAAGTGCTTTCAAAAGAACttctaatttttaaaagcaacaaatacaagtataaaaatttttttatttaccaaatataaaatgagatatttatacttttaaaaaacgcaaacactttttaaaaaaatttatcaaattaaacttaattaatctaaaattaaaatattgagTATCTAATTATCACCTTATTCCAAAATTTATAACTCTCTTTTCCTTACACAATTCTGTCccaaattttaatatttctcTGTTTCAAGTTCTACATCCTTTTTCATCTTCACCCATtaatctttctattttattcccTAACTTCTATAACTACTTCCTCTTGAAACTTTTCAATTTGAGTATTATCATCGTAACTCATGTTTGAATACCACTTCTCATAGAATGATAGAAACTCCTTCCATCACTCTCTTCTTGTCAATGCTCATCCCAATTTTCTCACATAACAGTAAAGCATCTAATACGGCATTGAAGAGCAATGCTTTCTgagatatatttttattagtgatAATGCTTTTTAATATCAATTCAATTAGGTATCCTTTAAAAATGATACAATATTTAgtcttttattataataatttaaaaaaattaaaacaaacacatctaaaaattatgaatagatttagtgtctttttaaaattaaatacgcattcaaaatataaactaaataaaactgaaatttaaaaattttaaatttctgtttcagatttaatatatttaattattaatatactataatttaaatacatatctaaaaatcaaattattcaaattcaaaatgttgattttaaaattataaaataaaccttaaaccatctaattattaactaaattCGTACAAAACACTCAAAGAAACAGAAAAGTCACGTTCATCGAAAACCAGAGGCGCACATGAAAAACTTAGAGGCGCACATCGAGAAGTCATCACCGCATACTCGATACCACTAGACATCTCACGTACCTCAAAGATCTCATTTTGCCTGTCAAATAGGTTAACCTGGATGTTTCCTGCTGCTTACTGATTTGATTGCAGTTTGTTGCTAGCATATTCAGAAAATACATGTCCTGCATTCCTTCGAACCTCAACCTTAGCCCTCTTCCTAGTGACAACTCATTTAGTCTGTAAAAAGTTGCCTTTCCAAATGACGTGATAGGAAGATTTCGTGCTCTCTTCAGTACTCCGTTGATGCACTCCACTAGGTTTGTGGTCATATGATCCCAACAGTATCCATTATCAAATGCCAAAGCAAATTGCTATTATGGGATTCGATCAAGCCATCGTGTGTAAGCCTCACCACGTTCACGTAATCTTGCATACTGCACATTAAATTCATGCACAATCCTACAATAGCCTGTAAATAACcaagaaaacaaaatcaataagATGGATATTATATGCCTTGTAAAAACAAATACGCCGTAGTTTCACAATAATCTACGTACGCATGTTGACTATCAGCTTCTGTAAATATGGTGCCTTAAAATTCCTCAAAAAGTTGGATGCTATGTGCCTAACACAAAACATTTGGGTAGTTCTTGGAGGTTCTCATGATCCATTACTACGAGCTATTGCTGAGGTAATAGAGTCGTGACGATCAGAGATAAGTCCAACACCATCTCGAGTCACGACATGTGTGCACAAATGAGTAAGAAAGAAGTGCCATGCATCAGAAGTCTCACCCTCAACAAAGACAAATGCAAGAAGCACAATATTACCATTGCCATCCTGAGAAACTGCAACTAATAGAGCTCCTTTATATTTCCCGTATAGATGTGTCCCATCTACCTGTATGATTGGCTTGCAGCTCCTAAATGCTCTGATGCAAGAATAAAAGCTCCAAAATACCCGCATCAGTATCCTTACATCCTGGACTATCTCATCCCATTGGTATGCTGGTGCAGTTTCAATCTCGACTACTGCTGATGGATCTTTTTGTACCATTGCTTCAAACCACGACAGCAAAGCTTCATAAGAAGCTTTCTAAACACCAAAAAGGTTCGCAATTACCTTTTGCTTCGTGAGCCATGCTTTGCGGTAATTTGTCGTATAATTGAATTTTGACTGCACTTCAGTAATCACAGATTTCACTTTCAAAGATGGATCAGCTTCAACCAATGGCTTTATCACCTCTGCAATCATGTCTGAATTTATCTTGACATGATCTTGAGAAATTTTAGTTCTAGTACATGTGTGACTACCATTGTATCGCCTTATAACCCAACAAAACTTTCTCTTAATAAGACTAGCCCTAATAAGCCAATCGCAACTTGTTCCGTATTGTACACACTTAGCATAAAAAGTGGTTGGCGTAGATTCACACACCCGGTAATCTACTCTCCTGCGAATGGTATAATCTTTAATTATTGCAATAACAGTCTCTCTAGAACTAAATTCTATGCTAATAACAAATTCACCGTATGAAACAACAACAAGATCTACAGCAATAACAACAAGAAATAATTCTAACTATTGCTTTAtgattcaataataataataataataataataataataataataataataataataataataataataataataataataataataataataataactgctTACTTGAACTAATATATTCAGAAAATTCTGGTGCATTCATAGCGTCTACATCCAAGGCATGCATGAAAGAA from Arachis stenosperma cultivar V10309 chromosome 9, arast.V10309.gnm1.PFL2, whole genome shotgun sequence encodes the following:
- the LOC130950865 gene encoding uncharacterized protein LOC130950865, which encodes MSATMISDPMVIAAPAETQSAASIVSEVEFAICDCCGLREECTIGYIERIRERYHGKWVCGLCGEAVKDEIVRSERLLSTEEAMIKHMNFCKKFITSGPPTNPTVHLISAMRQILRKSLENSPTRVRSMPTSPTTNNNKSGRELSRSESCFSTLAAGS